The Bombus fervidus isolate BK054 chromosome 1, iyBomFerv1, whole genome shotgun sequence genome includes a window with the following:
- the LOC139989626 gene encoding dipeptidase 1 isoform X1 yields MGVNSVTEETFHSASTMGCLAKYYTKKMIYVSVAVSSSVLLFLIGLSVGLSINSFKGSDALTSAPLIDGHNDLPHNLYKLLNNNLDNFNFTQNLTDDELWGKDVCKSCYTDLARLKKGKIGAQFWAAYVDCSSQFKDAVLLTMRQIDVIKRLVARYPNYLQFVTEAKHIEEAWNDGKIASLIGVEGGHSIDSSLAILRLYYELGVRYMTLTHMCNTPWADASVVDDTSVHNLTKFGEAIVYEMNRLGMLVDLAHVSHNVMRKTLSITKAPIMFSHSSAFSVCRNYRNVPDDVLYMVKENNGIVMVNFYSNYVNCNCSRNATIQDVVDHINYIRNLIGADHVGIGADYDGVGSMPEGLEDVSKYPDLFDRIYESDVNPKWTREELEKLAGRNLIRVLQAAEKVRDSLAKSEHPRQDIIDQQDIYEAEITSKLQPGLCNTAKEWIDFVNHNKSRQ; encoded by the exons ATGGGAGTGAATAGTGTCACCGAAGAAACGTTCCACTCTGCATCTACTATGG GCTGCTTAGCCAAGTACTACACGAAGAAGATGATTTACGTGAGTGTTGCGGTGAGCTCGTCAGTGTTACTGTTCCTAATTGGCCTAAGCGTGGGATTAAGCATTAACAGTTTCAAAGGAAGCGACGCTCTTACGTCAGCACCACTTATCGATGG CCACAATGATTTGCCTCACAACTTGTACAAATTATTGAACAACAATTTAGACAACTTCAACTTCACACAAAACCTGACCGACGATGAATTATGGGGTAAAGACGTATGCAAGTCATGTTATACTGATCTTGCCCggttgaaaaaaggaaaaataggtGCACAA ttcTGGGCAGCGTATGTTGATTGCTCATCGCAATTCAAGGATGCAGTACTACTGACAATGAGACAAATCGATGTTATCAAAAGATTAGTCGCTAGATATCCAAACTACTTGCAGTTCGTAACGGAAGCTAAGCATATCGAAGAAGCGTGGAATGATGGAAAAATTGCTTCCTTGATCGGTGTCGAAGGTGGTCACTCTATTGATTCTAGTTTGGCTATTCTCCGGCTCTACTACGAACTCGGTGTGCGTTACATGACGCTGACTCATATGTGCAACACTCCATg GGCTGACGCATCGGTGGTGGACGATACGTCTGTCCACAACCTTACAAAATTCGGTGAA gCTATCGTTTACGAAATGAATCGATTGGGAATGTTGGTCGATTTAGCGCATGTgtctcataacgttatgagaaaAACACTTTCAATAACGAAAGCTCCTATTATGTTCTCCCATTCATCTGCCTTTAGCGTTTGCCGTAACTACCGTAACGTGCCTGACGATGTTCTCTACATGGTT AAAGAAAACAATGGTATCGTAATGGTGAACTTCTAttcaaattatgtaaattgtaATTGTTCGAGGAATGCAACTATCCAAGACGTTGTAG atcatattaattacattcgtAATCTTATTGGAGCTGATCATGTTGGTATTGGGGCGGACTACGATGGCGTAGGATC AATGCCAGAAGGTTTGGAAGATGTTTCTAAATATCCAGACTTATTCGACCGCATCTACGAAAGTGATGTGAATCCAAAATGGACCAGAGAGGAACTTGAAAAATTAGCAGGcagaaatttgatccgtgTACTACAAGCCGCGGAAAAA GTAAGAGACTCATTGGCAAAATCAGAACATCCACGACAAGATATCATAGATCAACAAGACATTTACGAAGCTGAAATAACGAGTAAACTTCAACCAGGCTTATGTAACACTGCAAAAGA GTGGATTGATTTTGTAAACCATAATAAATCACGACAATAA
- the LOC139989626 gene encoding dipeptidase 1 isoform X2 gives MIYVSVAVSSSVLLFLIGLSVGLSINSFKGSDALTSAPLIDGHNDLPHNLYKLLNNNLDNFNFTQNLTDDELWGKDVCKSCYTDLARLKKGKIGAQFWAAYVDCSSQFKDAVLLTMRQIDVIKRLVARYPNYLQFVTEAKHIEEAWNDGKIASLIGVEGGHSIDSSLAILRLYYELGVRYMTLTHMCNTPWADASVVDDTSVHNLTKFGEAIVYEMNRLGMLVDLAHVSHNVMRKTLSITKAPIMFSHSSAFSVCRNYRNVPDDVLYMVKENNGIVMVNFYSNYVNCNCSRNATIQDVVDHINYIRNLIGADHVGIGADYDGVGSMPEGLEDVSKYPDLFDRIYESDVNPKWTREELEKLAGRNLIRVLQAAEKVRDSLAKSEHPRQDIIDQQDIYEAEITSKLQPGLCNTAKEWIDFVNHNKSRQ, from the exons ATGATTTACGTGAGTGTTGCGGTGAGCTCGTCAGTGTTACTGTTCCTAATTGGCCTAAGCGTGGGATTAAGCATTAACAGTTTCAAAGGAAGCGACGCTCTTACGTCAGCACCACTTATCGATGG CCACAATGATTTGCCTCACAACTTGTACAAATTATTGAACAACAATTTAGACAACTTCAACTTCACACAAAACCTGACCGACGATGAATTATGGGGTAAAGACGTATGCAAGTCATGTTATACTGATCTTGCCCggttgaaaaaaggaaaaataggtGCACAA ttcTGGGCAGCGTATGTTGATTGCTCATCGCAATTCAAGGATGCAGTACTACTGACAATGAGACAAATCGATGTTATCAAAAGATTAGTCGCTAGATATCCAAACTACTTGCAGTTCGTAACGGAAGCTAAGCATATCGAAGAAGCGTGGAATGATGGAAAAATTGCTTCCTTGATCGGTGTCGAAGGTGGTCACTCTATTGATTCTAGTTTGGCTATTCTCCGGCTCTACTACGAACTCGGTGTGCGTTACATGACGCTGACTCATATGTGCAACACTCCATg GGCTGACGCATCGGTGGTGGACGATACGTCTGTCCACAACCTTACAAAATTCGGTGAA gCTATCGTTTACGAAATGAATCGATTGGGAATGTTGGTCGATTTAGCGCATGTgtctcataacgttatgagaaaAACACTTTCAATAACGAAAGCTCCTATTATGTTCTCCCATTCATCTGCCTTTAGCGTTTGCCGTAACTACCGTAACGTGCCTGACGATGTTCTCTACATGGTT AAAGAAAACAATGGTATCGTAATGGTGAACTTCTAttcaaattatgtaaattgtaATTGTTCGAGGAATGCAACTATCCAAGACGTTGTAG atcatattaattacattcgtAATCTTATTGGAGCTGATCATGTTGGTATTGGGGCGGACTACGATGGCGTAGGATC AATGCCAGAAGGTTTGGAAGATGTTTCTAAATATCCAGACTTATTCGACCGCATCTACGAAAGTGATGTGAATCCAAAATGGACCAGAGAGGAACTTGAAAAATTAGCAGGcagaaatttgatccgtgTACTACAAGCCGCGGAAAAA GTAAGAGACTCATTGGCAAAATCAGAACATCCACGACAAGATATCATAGATCAACAAGACATTTACGAAGCTGAAATAACGAGTAAACTTCAACCAGGCTTATGTAACACTGCAAAAGA GTGGATTGATTTTGTAAACCATAATAAATCACGACAATAA
- the LOC139990011 gene encoding homologous-pairing protein 2 homolog, producing the protein MTDTVYKYMKTQNRPYSINDLVSNLHNEYGKTAVQKAIDRLVAEGKIFEKVYGKQKIYCAVQDTSHNMDELMKKSRELQSHVNEIESKYQELQEEIKVQEALLLSIKSSITIEEAKKEKVKLKERIEVLTNKLDRLMEASGTEDLTETKRKAEEALNEYSREYSKRKRLCTDILDCILDNYPSSKTELYEEIGIELKIV; encoded by the exons ATGACGGAcactgtatataaatatatgaaaacacAAAACAGACCTTATAGTATTAATGATTTAGTTTCAAATCTTCATAATGAATATGGTAAAACAGCTGTTCAAAAAGCTATAGATAGATTGGTGGCTGAAGgaaagatatttgaaaaa GTTTATGGAAAACAGAAGATTTATTGTGCAGTGCAGGATACATCTCACAATATGGATGAATTAATGAAGAAGAGCAGAGAATTACAAAGTCatgttaatgaaattgaaagtaAGTATCAAGAGCTTcaagaagaaattaaagtaCAGGAGGCTTTATTGTTATCTATAAAGTCTTCCATTACGATCGAAGAagcaaagaaagagaaagtcaAACTTAAAGAAAGAATCGAAGTATTGACAAATAAATTGGATAGACTAATGGAAGCAAGTGGTACTGAAGATTTAACTGAAACCAAAAGAAAAGCAGAGGAAGCACTAAATGAATATTCACGTGAATATTCAAAACGGAAACGTCTATGTACTGATATTTTAGATTGTATATTGGATAACTATCCTAGTAGTAAAACAGAGTTATATGAGGAAATAGGAATAGaactaaaaattgtttaa